A part of Lacibacter sp. H407 genomic DNA contains:
- a CDS encoding succinate dehydrogenase/fumarate reductase iron-sulfur subunit, translating to MEHKNINVKLKVWRQKNSNDKGSFETYDAKNISQEMSFLEMFDVLNEELIGEGKDPIAFDHDCREGICGMCSMYINGRPHGPWEANTTCQLHMRAFNEGDTIVVEPWRANAFPVIKDLMVDRSAFDRIIQAGGYISVNTGNAVDANALPIDKAKADAAFAAAACIGCGACVAACKNSSAMLFVSAKVAHLNQLPQGEPEKKTRVLNMVAQMDKEGFGACTNTGACEAVCPKEISLTNIARLNAEYAVASLTATK from the coding sequence ATGGAACATAAAAATATCAATGTAAAACTGAAAGTTTGGCGCCAGAAGAACAGCAACGATAAAGGTTCGTTTGAAACCTACGATGCAAAAAATATTTCGCAGGAGATGAGTTTTCTTGAAATGTTTGATGTGTTGAACGAAGAGCTGATCGGCGAAGGGAAAGACCCGATTGCTTTCGATCACGATTGCCGTGAAGGTATTTGTGGTATGTGCAGTATGTATATCAATGGACGTCCACACGGTCCTTGGGAAGCAAACACAACTTGCCAGTTACATATGCGTGCGTTTAACGAAGGTGATACCATTGTTGTAGAACCATGGAGAGCCAATGCATTTCCTGTGATCAAGGATCTGATGGTCGATCGTTCAGCATTCGATCGTATCATTCAGGCAGGTGGGTATATCAGTGTAAATACCGGTAATGCGGTTGATGCAAATGCATTGCCTATTGATAAAGCAAAAGCCGATGCAGCCTTTGCTGCTGCAGCCTGTATTGGTTGCGGTGCATGTGTTGCCGCTTGTAAAAACTCTTCAGCAATGTTATTTGTGAGTGCGAAAGTGGCGCATCTCAACCAACTGCCACAGGGTGAACCGGAAAAGAAAACACGTGTGCTCAATATGGTGGCGCAAATGGATAAAGAAGGTTTTGGTGCGTGTACAAACACAGGTGCCTGTGAAGCTGTTTGTCCGAAAGAGATTTCATTGACGAATATTGCACGTTTGAATGCTGAATACGCTGTTGCAAGTTTAACTGCTACAAAATAA